One genomic window of Paramormyrops kingsleyae isolate MSU_618 unplaced genomic scaffold, PKINGS_0.4 ups86, whole genome shotgun sequence includes the following:
- the LOC140577550 gene encoding high affinity cGMP-specific 3',5'-cyclic phosphodiesterase 9A-like isoform X1, whose translation MLASDRRAEMGSASSAYRVIYLDVDGRSQKVVFSRFCSPCDIKELLCSALGLPRNTTIFLLDVTGAMVSVDPTMPHNSERSPYKVVPVAGGQLADKEELFQNVLTQVAEQFSRAFKINELKTEVTNRLAMLEKRVELEGLKVVEIEKCRSDIKKLREEMASRNNSFLEDNKKLTPRRDMPSYPKYHLSQETVEALRKPTFDVWQWEPNEMLSCLEHIYHDLGLVKDFSINPITLKRWLLCIHDNYRNNPFHNFRHCFCVTQMMYSMVHLCSLQERFTQMDILILITAAVCHDLDHPGYNNTYQINARTELAVRYNDISPLENHHCAVAFQIFSQPDCNIFSNFDPETFKQIRQGTITLILATDMARHGEILDSFKQKVDSFDFTNEEHVTCLKMVLIKCCDISNEVRPMEVAEPWVDCLLEEYFMQSDREKLEGLPVAPFMDREKVTKPTAQIGFIKFVLIPMFETVMKLFPQIEAAMVQPLRESRDRYEELKQIDDAMNEVQKKKNENLTMGGKKK comes from the exons ATGCTGGCAAG CGATCGGAGGGCGGAGATGGGATCCGCGTCTTCGGCGTATCGCGTTATCTACCTGGACGTCGATGGCAGATCGCAAAAG GTGGTCTTCAGTCGCTTCTGCAGCCCCTGTGACATCAAggagctgctctgctctgcACTGGGATTGCCCAG GAACACTACCATTTTCTTGCTGGATGTCACTGGTGCTATGGTGTCCGTTGACCCCACCATGCCACACAACTCCGAAAG GTCACCATACAAAGTGGTTCCTGTGGCTGGTGGACAGTTGGCTG ATAAGGAGGAGCTCTTCCAGAACGTTCTGACCCAGGTGGCTGAGCAGTTCTCCAG GGCGTTCAAGATCAACGAGCTGAAGACCGAGGTGACCAACCGCCTGGCCATGCTGGAGAAAAGAGTCGAGC TGGAGGGGCTGAAAGTGGTGGAGATCGAAAAGTGTCGCAGTGACATCAAGAAGCTCAGAGAAGAAATGGCATCTCGGAACAACAG TTTCCTTGAAGACAACAAAAAGCTGACACCCCGCAGGGACATGCCTTCATACCCCAAG tACCATCTCTCCCAGGAGACGGTGGAGGCTTTGCGAAAGCCAACCTTCGATGTCTGGCAGTGGGAGCCCAACGAG ATGCTGAGCTGCTTAGAGCACATATATCATGACCTGGGCCTGGTCAAGGACTTCAGCATCAATCCCATTACCCTGAAGAGGTGGCTG CTCTGTATCCACGATAACTACAGGAACAACCCCTTTCACAACTTCCGCCACTGCTTCTGTGTCACTCAGATGATGTACAGCATGGTCCATCTCTGCAGCCTACAG GAGCGCTTCACACAGATGGACATCCTGATCCTGATAACCGCTGCTGTGTGCCACGACCTGGACCACCCGGGTTACAACAACAC GTACCAGATCAACGCGCGGACAGAGTTGGCAGTGCGCTACAATGACATCTCCCCCCTGGAGAACCATCACTGCGCTGTGGCCTTTCAGATCTTCTCCCAGCCTGACTGCAACATCTTCTCCAACTTTGACCCCGAGACATTCAAGCAGATACGGcag GGGACGATCACGCTGATCCTGGCCACTGACATGGCCCGGCATGGGGAGATCCTGGACTCCTTCAAGCAGAAAGTGGACAGTTTTGACTTCACCAATGAGGAGCATGTCACGTGT cTGAAGATGGTGCTCATCAAATGCTGTGATATCTCCAATGAGGTGCGGCCCATGGAGGTGGCCGAGCCCTGGGTGGACTGCCTGCTGGAGGAGTACTTTATGCAG agtgacAGAGAGAAGTTGGAGGGCCTGCCCGTGGCCCCCTTCATGGACAGGGAGAAGGTCACCAAGCCCACTGCCCAGATCGGCTTCATAAAATTTGTCCTGATCCCCATGTTTGAGACCGTCATGAAG CTCTTCCCTCAGATCGAGGCGGCGATGGTGCAGCCACTCCGCGAGTCGCGGGACAGATACGAGGAGCTGAAGCAGATCGACGATGCCATGAACGAG gtccaaaaaaagaaaaatgagaaTCTGACCATGGGCgggaaaaaaaagtaa
- the LOC140577550 gene encoding high affinity cGMP-specific 3',5'-cyclic phosphodiesterase 9A-like isoform X2: MLASDRRAEMGSASSAYRVIYLDVDGRSQKVVFSRFCSPCDIKELLCSALGLPRNTTIFLLDVTGAMVSVDPTMPHNSERSPYKVVPVAGGQLADKEELFQNVLTQVAEQFSRAFKINELKTEVTNRLAMLEKRVELEGLKVVEIEKCRSDIKKLREEMASRNNSFLEDNKKLTPRRDMPSYPKYHLSQETVEALRKPTFDVWQWEPNEMLSCLEHIYHDLGLVKDFSINPITLKRWLLCIHDNYRNNPFHNFRHCFCVTQMMYSMVHLCSLQERFTQMDILILITAAVCHDLDHPGYNNTYQINARTELAVRYNDISPLENHHCAVAFQIFSQPDCNIFSNFDPETFKQIRQGTITLILATDMARHGEILDSFKQKVDSFDFTNEEHVTCLKMVLIKCCDISNEVRPMEVAEPWVDCLLEEYFMQSDREKLEGLPVAPFMDREKVTKPTAQIGFIKFVLIPMFETVMKIEAAMVQPLRESRDRYEELKQIDDAMNEVQKKKNENLTMGGKKK, encoded by the exons ATGCTGGCAAG CGATCGGAGGGCGGAGATGGGATCCGCGTCTTCGGCGTATCGCGTTATCTACCTGGACGTCGATGGCAGATCGCAAAAG GTGGTCTTCAGTCGCTTCTGCAGCCCCTGTGACATCAAggagctgctctgctctgcACTGGGATTGCCCAG GAACACTACCATTTTCTTGCTGGATGTCACTGGTGCTATGGTGTCCGTTGACCCCACCATGCCACACAACTCCGAAAG GTCACCATACAAAGTGGTTCCTGTGGCTGGTGGACAGTTGGCTG ATAAGGAGGAGCTCTTCCAGAACGTTCTGACCCAGGTGGCTGAGCAGTTCTCCAG GGCGTTCAAGATCAACGAGCTGAAGACCGAGGTGACCAACCGCCTGGCCATGCTGGAGAAAAGAGTCGAGC TGGAGGGGCTGAAAGTGGTGGAGATCGAAAAGTGTCGCAGTGACATCAAGAAGCTCAGAGAAGAAATGGCATCTCGGAACAACAG TTTCCTTGAAGACAACAAAAAGCTGACACCCCGCAGGGACATGCCTTCATACCCCAAG tACCATCTCTCCCAGGAGACGGTGGAGGCTTTGCGAAAGCCAACCTTCGATGTCTGGCAGTGGGAGCCCAACGAG ATGCTGAGCTGCTTAGAGCACATATATCATGACCTGGGCCTGGTCAAGGACTTCAGCATCAATCCCATTACCCTGAAGAGGTGGCTG CTCTGTATCCACGATAACTACAGGAACAACCCCTTTCACAACTTCCGCCACTGCTTCTGTGTCACTCAGATGATGTACAGCATGGTCCATCTCTGCAGCCTACAG GAGCGCTTCACACAGATGGACATCCTGATCCTGATAACCGCTGCTGTGTGCCACGACCTGGACCACCCGGGTTACAACAACAC GTACCAGATCAACGCGCGGACAGAGTTGGCAGTGCGCTACAATGACATCTCCCCCCTGGAGAACCATCACTGCGCTGTGGCCTTTCAGATCTTCTCCCAGCCTGACTGCAACATCTTCTCCAACTTTGACCCCGAGACATTCAAGCAGATACGGcag GGGACGATCACGCTGATCCTGGCCACTGACATGGCCCGGCATGGGGAGATCCTGGACTCCTTCAAGCAGAAAGTGGACAGTTTTGACTTCACCAATGAGGAGCATGTCACGTGT cTGAAGATGGTGCTCATCAAATGCTGTGATATCTCCAATGAGGTGCGGCCCATGGAGGTGGCCGAGCCCTGGGTGGACTGCCTGCTGGAGGAGTACTTTATGCAG agtgacAGAGAGAAGTTGGAGGGCCTGCCCGTGGCCCCCTTCATGGACAGGGAGAAGGTCACCAAGCCCACTGCCCAGATCGGCTTCATAAAATTTGTCCTGATCCCCATGTTTGAGACCGTCATGAAG ATCGAGGCGGCGATGGTGCAGCCACTCCGCGAGTCGCGGGACAGATACGAGGAGCTGAAGCAGATCGACGATGCCATGAACGAG gtccaaaaaaagaaaaatgagaaTCTGACCATGGGCgggaaaaaaaagtaa
- the LOC140577550 gene encoding high affinity cGMP-specific 3',5'-cyclic phosphodiesterase 9A-like isoform X3, giving the protein MLASDRRAEMGSASSAYRVIYLDVDGRSQKVVFSRFCSPCDIKELLCSALGLPRNTTIFLLDVTGAMVSVDPTMPHNSERSPYKVVPVAGGQLADKEELFQNVLTQVAEQFSRAFKINELKTEVTNRLAMLEKRVELEGLKVVEIEKCRSDIKKLREEMASRNNSFLEDNKKLTPRRDMPSYPKYHLSQETVEALRKPTFDVWQWEPNEMLSCLEHIYHDLGLVKDFSINPITLKRWLLCIHDNYRNNPFHNFRHCFCVTQMMYSMVHLCSLQERFTQMDILILITAAVCHDLDHPGYNNTYQINARTELAVRYNDISPLENHHCAVAFQIFSQPDCNIFSNFDPETFKQIRQGTITLILATDMARHGEILDSFKQKVDSFDFTNEEHVTCLKMVLIKCCDISNEVRPMEVAEPWVDCLLEEYFMQSDREKLEGLPVAPFMDREKVTKPTAQIGFIKFVLIPMFETVMK; this is encoded by the exons ATGCTGGCAAG CGATCGGAGGGCGGAGATGGGATCCGCGTCTTCGGCGTATCGCGTTATCTACCTGGACGTCGATGGCAGATCGCAAAAG GTGGTCTTCAGTCGCTTCTGCAGCCCCTGTGACATCAAggagctgctctgctctgcACTGGGATTGCCCAG GAACACTACCATTTTCTTGCTGGATGTCACTGGTGCTATGGTGTCCGTTGACCCCACCATGCCACACAACTCCGAAAG GTCACCATACAAAGTGGTTCCTGTGGCTGGTGGACAGTTGGCTG ATAAGGAGGAGCTCTTCCAGAACGTTCTGACCCAGGTGGCTGAGCAGTTCTCCAG GGCGTTCAAGATCAACGAGCTGAAGACCGAGGTGACCAACCGCCTGGCCATGCTGGAGAAAAGAGTCGAGC TGGAGGGGCTGAAAGTGGTGGAGATCGAAAAGTGTCGCAGTGACATCAAGAAGCTCAGAGAAGAAATGGCATCTCGGAACAACAG TTTCCTTGAAGACAACAAAAAGCTGACACCCCGCAGGGACATGCCTTCATACCCCAAG tACCATCTCTCCCAGGAGACGGTGGAGGCTTTGCGAAAGCCAACCTTCGATGTCTGGCAGTGGGAGCCCAACGAG ATGCTGAGCTGCTTAGAGCACATATATCATGACCTGGGCCTGGTCAAGGACTTCAGCATCAATCCCATTACCCTGAAGAGGTGGCTG CTCTGTATCCACGATAACTACAGGAACAACCCCTTTCACAACTTCCGCCACTGCTTCTGTGTCACTCAGATGATGTACAGCATGGTCCATCTCTGCAGCCTACAG GAGCGCTTCACACAGATGGACATCCTGATCCTGATAACCGCTGCTGTGTGCCACGACCTGGACCACCCGGGTTACAACAACAC GTACCAGATCAACGCGCGGACAGAGTTGGCAGTGCGCTACAATGACATCTCCCCCCTGGAGAACCATCACTGCGCTGTGGCCTTTCAGATCTTCTCCCAGCCTGACTGCAACATCTTCTCCAACTTTGACCCCGAGACATTCAAGCAGATACGGcag GGGACGATCACGCTGATCCTGGCCACTGACATGGCCCGGCATGGGGAGATCCTGGACTCCTTCAAGCAGAAAGTGGACAGTTTTGACTTCACCAATGAGGAGCATGTCACGTGT cTGAAGATGGTGCTCATCAAATGCTGTGATATCTCCAATGAGGTGCGGCCCATGGAGGTGGCCGAGCCCTGGGTGGACTGCCTGCTGGAGGAGTACTTTATGCAG agtgacAGAGAGAAGTTGGAGGGCCTGCCCGTGGCCCCCTTCATGGACAGGGAGAAGGTCACCAAGCCCACTGCCCAGATCGGCTTCATAAAATTTGTCCTGATCCCCATGTTTGAGACCGTCATGAAG TGA
- the LOC140586910 gene encoding high affinity cGMP-specific 3',5'-cyclic phosphodiesterase 9A-like isoform X2 yields MVSVDPTMPHNSERSPYKVVPVAGGQLADKEELFQNVLTQVAEQFSRAFKINELKTEVTNRLAMLEKRVELEGLKVVEIEKCRSDIKKLREEMASRNNSFLEDNKKLTPRRDMPSYPKYHLSQETVEALRKPTFDVWQWEPNEMLSCLEHIYHDLGLVKDFSINPITLKRWLLCIHDNYRNNPFHNFRHCFCVTQMMYSMVHLCSLQERFTQMDILILITAAVCHDLDHPGYNNTYQINARTELAVRYNDISPLENHHCAVAFQIFSQPDCNIFSNFDPETFKQIRQGTITLILATDMARHGEILDSFKQKVDSFDFTNEEHVTCLKMVLIKCCDISNEVRPMEVAEPWVDCLLEEYFMQVCCCSAGLHLYCSSVQAWIITVLVWKVNEYSN; encoded by the exons ATGGTGTCCGTTGACCCCACCATGCCACACAACTCCGAAAG GTCACCATACAAAGTGGTTCCTGTGGCTGGTGGACAGTTGGCTG ATAAGGAGGAGCTCTTCCAGAACGTTCTGACCCAGGTGGCTGAGCAGTTCTCCAG GGCGTTCAAGATCAACGAGCTGAAGACCGAGGTGACCAACCGCCTGGCCATGCTGGAGAAAAGAGTCGAGC TGGAGGGGCTGAAAGTGGTGGAGATCGAAAAGTGTCGCAGTGACATCAAGAAGCTCAGAGAAGAAATGGCATCTCGGAACAACAG TTTCCTTGAAGACAACAAAAAGCTGACACCCCGCAGGGACATGCCTTCATACCCCAAG tACCATCTCTCCCAGGAGACGGTGGAGGCTTTGCGAAAGCCAACCTTCGATGTCTGGCAGTGGGAGCCCAACGAG ATGCTGAGCTGCTTAGAGCACATATATCATGACCTGGGCCTGGTCAAGGACTTCAGCATCAATCCCATTACCCTGAAGAGGTGGCTG CTCTGTATCCACGATAACTACAGGAACAACCCCTTTCACAACTTCCGCCACTGCTTCTGTGTCACTCAGATGATGTACAGCATGGTCCATCTCTGCAGCCTACAG GAGCGCTTCACACAGATGGACATCCTGATCCTGATAACCGCTGCTGTGTGCCACGACCTGGACCACCCGGGTTACAACAACAC GTACCAGATCAACGCGCGGACAGAGTTGGCAGTGCGCTACAATGACATCTCCCCCCTGGAGAACCATCACTGCGCTGTGGCCTTTCAGATCTTCTCCCAGCCTGACTGCAACATCTTCTCCAACTTTGACCCCGAGACATTCAAGCAGATACGGcag GGGACGATCACGCTGATCCTGGCCACTGACATGGCCCGGCATGGGGAGATCCTGGACTCCTTCAAGCAGAAAGTGGACAGTTTTGACTTCACCAATGAGGAGCATGTCACGTGT cTGAAGATGGTGCTCATCAAATGCTGTGATATCTCCAATGAGGTGCGGCCCATGGAGGTGGCCGAGCCCTGGGTGGACTGCCTGCTGGAGGAGTACTTTATGCAGGTGTGCTGCTGCTCTGCTGGCTTGCACCTGTACTGCAGCTCCGTGCAAGCATGGATCATTACAGTGTTAGTGTGGAAAGTGAATGAGTACAGTAACTGA
- the LOC140586910 gene encoding high affinity cGMP-specific 3',5'-cyclic phosphodiesterase 9A-like isoform X1 — translation MLASDRRAEMGSASSAYRVIYLDVDGRSQKVVFSRFCSPCDIKELLCSALGLPRNTTIFLLDVTGAMVSVDPTMPHNSERSPYKVVPVAGGQLADKEELFQNVLTQVAEQFSRAFKINELKTEVTNRLAMLEKRVELEGLKVVEIEKCRSDIKKLREEMASRNNSFLEDNKKLTPRRDMPSYPKYHLSQETVEALRKPTFDVWQWEPNEMLSCLEHIYHDLGLVKDFSINPITLKRWLLCIHDNYRNNPFHNFRHCFCVTQMMYSMVHLCSLQERFTQMDILILITAAVCHDLDHPGYNNTYQINARTELAVRYNDISPLENHHCAVAFQIFSQPDCNIFSNFDPETFKQIRQGTITLILATDMARHGEILDSFKQKVDSFDFTNEEHVTCLKMVLIKCCDISNEVRPMEVAEPWVDCLLEEYFMQVCCCSAGLHLYCSSVQAWIITVLVWKVNEYSN, via the exons ATGCTGGCAAG CGATCGGAGGGCGGAGATGGGATCCGCGTCTTCGGCGTATCGCGTTATCTACCTGGACGTCGATGGCAGATCGCAAAAG GTGGTCTTCAGTCGCTTCTGCAGCCCCTGTGACATCAAggagctgctctgctctgcACTGGGATTGCCCAG GAACACTACCATTTTCTTGCTGGATGTCACTGGTGCTATGGTGTCCGTTGACCCCACCATGCCACACAACTCCGAAAG GTCACCATACAAAGTGGTTCCTGTGGCTGGTGGACAGTTGGCTG ATAAGGAGGAGCTCTTCCAGAACGTTCTGACCCAGGTGGCTGAGCAGTTCTCCAG GGCGTTCAAGATCAACGAGCTGAAGACCGAGGTGACCAACCGCCTGGCCATGCTGGAGAAAAGAGTCGAGC TGGAGGGGCTGAAAGTGGTGGAGATCGAAAAGTGTCGCAGTGACATCAAGAAGCTCAGAGAAGAAATGGCATCTCGGAACAACAG TTTCCTTGAAGACAACAAAAAGCTGACACCCCGCAGGGACATGCCTTCATACCCCAAG tACCATCTCTCCCAGGAGACGGTGGAGGCTTTGCGAAAGCCAACCTTCGATGTCTGGCAGTGGGAGCCCAACGAG ATGCTGAGCTGCTTAGAGCACATATATCATGACCTGGGCCTGGTCAAGGACTTCAGCATCAATCCCATTACCCTGAAGAGGTGGCTG CTCTGTATCCACGATAACTACAGGAACAACCCCTTTCACAACTTCCGCCACTGCTTCTGTGTCACTCAGATGATGTACAGCATGGTCCATCTCTGCAGCCTACAG GAGCGCTTCACACAGATGGACATCCTGATCCTGATAACCGCTGCTGTGTGCCACGACCTGGACCACCCGGGTTACAACAACAC GTACCAGATCAACGCGCGGACAGAGTTGGCAGTGCGCTACAATGACATCTCCCCCCTGGAGAACCATCACTGCGCTGTGGCCTTTCAGATCTTCTCCCAGCCTGACTGCAACATCTTCTCCAACTTTGACCCCGAGACATTCAAGCAGATACGGcag GGGACGATCACGCTGATCCTGGCCACTGACATGGCCCGGCATGGGGAGATCCTGGACTCCTTCAAGCAGAAAGTGGACAGTTTTGACTTCACCAATGAGGAGCATGTCACGTGT cTGAAGATGGTGCTCATCAAATGCTGTGATATCTCCAATGAGGTGCGGCCCATGGAGGTGGCCGAGCCCTGGGTGGACTGCCTGCTGGAGGAGTACTTTATGCAGGTGTGCTGCTGCTCTGCTGGCTTGCACCTGTACTGCAGCTCCGTGCAAGCATGGATCATTACAGTGTTAGTGTGGAAAGTGAATGAGTACAGTAACTGA